In Hyla sarda isolate aHylSar1 chromosome 12, aHylSar1.hap1, whole genome shotgun sequence, a genomic segment contains:
- the ERBB2 gene encoding receptor tyrosine-protein kinase erbB-2 isoform X3, producing MKLYHPYSYQNHYQTLRTLYQDCQVIQGNLEITYLKEDDDVSFLKDIKEVQGYVLIAHNLLSYIPLEKLRIIRGAQLFQDRYALAVLYNSQSGGAAAGLRELRMRSLTEILNGGVIMENNTQLCFHESIKWQDVLSQSNTFHKDVGLQSGNRLCPQCSSSCGSLPSGTAGSCWGEGIENCQILTSIICQNGCQRCKGKHSSDCCHEQCAAGCTGPKNTDCLACLNFNNSGVCEMHCPPLTIYNPTTFQTINNINARYTFGATCVVKCPYNYLATDVGSCTLLCPHETQEVLAGGVQKCEKCDKCAKVCYGIGLDFLKTTQAINSTNIQHFRGCTRIIGNLIFLSDSFKRGPDNTTHLTDEDLEVFRTLEEITGYIYIDTWSEALNSLRVFENLRVIRGRLLYNGAYSLVVRNLSISSLGLRSLKEIGSGLVLIEGNSNLCFVDTVPWSNILKNSRQAILKTENKPQTTCEEDGHVCFHLCANAECWGSEASQCIQCNGLLRGLDCVDSCNVEEGEPREMINGSQCIACHPECMPQNASNTCLGPQADQCVECAHYKDGSTCVNQCPSGKKVDSYVPIWKYADKDGVCQMCPVNCSHSCDKQDEKGCPIIVNNSQTYMIVAVVGSVLLVITGAVTIVLVIRRRNQVKRKHTLKRILQEHELVEPLTPSGAMPNQAQMKILKETELRKVKILGSGAFGTVYKGIWVPENENVKIQVAIKVLRENTSPKANKEILDEAYVMAGVASPYVCRLLGICLTTTVQLVTQLMPYGCLLEYVRENKDRIHSRDLLNWCVQIAKGMTYLEDIRLVHRDLAARNVLVRNPTHVKITDFGLARLLDVDETEYHADGGKVPIKWMALESILHRKFTHQSDVWSYGVTVWELMTFGAKPYDGIPAREIPDLLEKGERLPQPPVCTIDVYMIMVKCWMIDSECRPKFRELVTEFSRMARDPSRFVVIENEELMAQSSPLTTQFYSDLLQEAAMEDLVDAEEYLVPHQGFFACDETTVEHRSRISSTQSQAETQIDQILMDEAGHVEPLLSRTLSHNSDVSESDDLSEGDYVFDPPHPKENSLKRRYCEDPTFFGGKDTVDGGGNETYGCISPGIPAYPPEYVNQREPTRSRCSVKTPRTSVSTLERQKGQLCRNGLIREPKSPVAMAAVENPDYLPPPGMHSPNSFPQAFDNPYYWNHEFRAESEPNPTQNGFTTPTAENPEYLGLDEAMIRPRDVTA from the exons GACATTAAGGAAGTTCAGGGCTATGTTTTAATAGCTCACAATCTGCTGAGTTATATCCCCTTGGAGAAGTTGCGCATTATTCGAGGGGCTCAACTCTTCCAGGATCGGTATGCCCTAGCAGTGCTGTACAACTCGCAGTCTGGAGGAGCAGCGGCCGGCCTGCGAGAACTGCGCATGAGGAGTCTTACAG AGATCCTAAATGGTGGGGTGATCATGGAGAATAATACCCAACTTTGCTTCCATGAAAGCATCAAATGGCAGGATGTCCTGAGCCAAAGCAACACTTTCCATAAGGATGTGGGTCTACAAAGTGGAAATCGTCTAT GTCCTCAATGTTCAAGCAGCTGTGGATCCTTACCCTCGGGAACGGCGGGATCATGTTGGGGAGAGGGCATCGAGAACTGTCAGATAT TGACCAGCATTATCTGCCAGAACGGCTGCCAGAGGTGTAAAGGGAAACATTCCAGTGACTGCTGCCATGAGCAGTGCGCGGCCGGATGTACTGGACCTAAGAACACTGACTGTCTG GCATGTCTTAACTTCAATAACAGCGGTGTCTGTGAGATGCACTGTCCTCCTCTTACCATATATAACCCCACCACCTTCCAAACAATAAACAACATCAACGCAAGATACACTTTTGGAGCAACTTGTGTCGTCAAATGTCCTT ACAACTACTTGGCCACTGACGTTGGATCTTGCACTCTTCTTTGCCCACATGAAACTCAAGAGGTCCTAGCAGGGGGTGTGCAGAAGTGTGAAAAGTGTGACAAGTGTGCTAAAG TTTGTTATGGAATCGGATTGGACTTTTTGAAGACCACCCAAGCCATTAATTCCACCAATATCCAACACTTTCGAGGATGCACCAGAATCATTGGGAATCTGATATTCCTTTCAGACTCCTTCAAAAG GGGTCCTGATAACACCACCCACCTGACTGACGAGGACTTGGAAGTATTTAGGACCCTTGAGGAAATTACAG GATATATATACATTGACACATGGTCTGAGGCACTCAATAGTCTCCGAGTGTTTGAGAACTTGCGTGTTATTCGGGGAAGGCTCCTATATAA CGGGGCATATTCCCTGGTCGTCCGCAATCTTTCCATCTCGTCGCTCGGTCTCCGGTCCTTGAAGGAAATCGGCAGCGGACTTGTTCTTATTGAGGGAAACTCTAACCTCTGCTTCGTGGATACTGTCCCATGGTCAAACATTTTAAAGAATTCAAGACAGGCTATTCTGAAGACTGAAAACAAACCACAGACTACATGTG AAGAAGATGGGCACGTATGTTTTCATCTTTGTGCCAATGCAGAATGCTGGGGTAGTGAAGCATCCCAGTGTATCCAGTGTAATGGCCTTCTACGTGGGCTTGACTGTGTAGATTCTTGCAATGTTGAGGAGGG GGAGCCAAGGGAAATGATCAACGGAAGCCAATGTATAGCATGTCACCCCGAGTGCATGCCGCAGAATGCGTCCAATACATGCCTTGGCCCA CAAGCAGATCAGTGTGTAGAATGTGCACATTATAAGGATGGATCCACCTGTGTCAACCAATGTCCAAGTGGGAAAAAAGTGGACTCCTATGTGCCAATATGGAAGTATGCAGACAAAGATGGCGTCTGCCAGATGTGTCCTGTTAACTGCTCCCATTC GTGTGATAAACAAGACGAGAAAGGGTGCCCCATCATTGTGAATAACAG TCAAACCTATATGATCGTGGCGGTGGTAGGCAGTGTTTTACTCGTGATCACCGGCGCAGTGACCATTGTGTTGGTCATCAGGCGGAGGAATCAAGTGAAGCGGAAACATACCTTAAAGCGCATACTTCAGGAACATGAG ttgGTGGAACCTTTAACTCCCAGTGGAGCAATGCCTAACCAGGCTCAGATGAAGATACTCAAGGAAACAGAGTTGAGGAAGGTGAAGATTTTAGGATCTGGTGCATTTGGCACTGTGTATAAG GGCATATGGGTCCCGGAGAACGAGAACGTAAAAATTCAGGTGGCGATCAAGGTGTTACGAGAGAATACATCTCCGAAAGCCAACAAGGAAATCCTGGAT GAAGCATATGTAATGGCGGGAGTGGCAAGCCCTTATGTGTGCCGCCTATTGGGGATCTGTCTGACCACCACCGTACAGCTGGTTACTCAACTCATGCCATATGGATGTCTACTGGAATATGTACGAGAAAATAAAGATCGTATCCACTCCAGAGATCTACTCAACTGGTGTGTCCAAATAGCCAAG GGGATGACCTACCTAGAGGACATCCGCTTAGTGCACAGGGATCTCGCTGCAAGAAATGTTCTGGTGAGAAACCCAACACATGTAAAAATCACCGACTTTGGACTTGCAAGATTGCTGGATGTGGATGAAACAGAGTATCATGCAGACGGAGGAAAG GTTCCCATTAAATGGATGGCTTTGGAATCCATTTTGCATCGGAAGTTCACTCACCAGAGTGATGTGTGGAGCTATG GAGTTACTGTGTGGGAGCTGATGACCTTCGGGGCCAAGCCTTATGATGGGATCCCAGCTCGGGAGATTCCAGATCTACTGGAAAAAGGGGAAAGGCTCCCTCAACCTCCTGTGTGTACCATAGACGTATATATGATCATGGTGAAGT GCTGGATGATCGACTCAGAGTGCCGGCCCAAGTTTCGAGAGCTGGTCACTGAGTTTTCACGCATGGCTCGAGATCCAAGTCGCTTTGTGGTCATTGAG AATGAAGAGCTCATGGCACAGTCCAGTCCTTTGACAACTCAGTTCTACAGTGATTTGTTGCAAGAAGCGGCCATGGAGGATTTGGTAGATGCTGAGGAGTACCTGGTTCCTCATCAGGGATTTTTTGCATGTGATGAGACAACAGTGGAACATCGTAGTCGAATATCATCCACGCAG AGTCAAGCAGAGACTCAGATAGACCAGATATTAATGGATGAAGCCGGTCACGTGGAACCTCTTTTGTCTCGAACTTTATCACACAACTCAGATGTCAGTGAGTCCGATGATCTAAGTGAAGGAGACTATGTGTTCGATCCACCACACCCCAAGGAAAACAGTCTTAAGCGAAGATATTGTGAGGACCCCACATTTTTCGGAGGAAAGGATACAGTCGATGGAGGGGGAAATGAGACGTATGGCTGCATTTCACCTGGAATACCTGCATACCCTCCAG AATATGTGAACCAAAGAGAACCAACCAGAAGTCGCTGTTCGGTGAAGACACCAAGAACATCAGTGTCCACCCTGGAAAGGCAGAAGGGACAGCTGTGCCGGAATGGTTTGATCAGGGAGCCAAAGAGTCCAGTAGCAATGGCTGCTGTGGAAAACCCAGACTATCTTCCCCCTCCAGGAATGCATTCGCCAAACTCTTTCCCTCAAGCTTTTGACAATCCTTACTACTGGAATCACGAATTCAGAGCAGAAAGTGAACCTAACCCTACACAGAATGGTTTTACCACACCAACGGCAGAGAACCCAGAGTACCTGGGACTAGACGAGGCAATGATAAGGCCTCGGGATGTGACTGCATAA
- the ERBB2 gene encoding receptor tyrosine-protein kinase erbB-2 isoform X1, producing the protein MDLQPWILGLCALLLQGGLCREVCTGTDMKLYHPYSYQNHYQTLRTLYQDCQVIQGNLEITYLKEDDDVSFLKDIKEVQGYVLIAHNLLSYIPLEKLRIIRGAQLFQDRYALAVLYNSQSGGAAAGLRELRMRSLTEILNGGVIMENNTQLCFHESIKWQDVLSQSNTFHKDVGLQSGNRLCPQCSSSCGSLPSGTAGSCWGEGIENCQILTSIICQNGCQRCKGKHSSDCCHEQCAAGCTGPKNTDCLACLNFNNSGVCEMHCPPLTIYNPTTFQTINNINARYTFGATCVVKCPYNYLATDVGSCTLLCPHETQEVLAGGVQKCEKCDKCAKVCYGIGLDFLKTTQAINSTNIQHFRGCTRIIGNLIFLSDSFKRGPDNTTHLTDEDLEVFRTLEEITGYIYIDTWSEALNSLRVFENLRVIRGRLLYNGAYSLVVRNLSISSLGLRSLKEIGSGLVLIEGNSNLCFVDTVPWSNILKNSRQAILKTENKPQTTCEEDGHVCFHLCANAECWGSEASQCIQCNGLLRGLDCVDSCNVEEGEPREMINGSQCIACHPECMPQNASNTCLGPQADQCVECAHYKDGSTCVNQCPSGKKVDSYVPIWKYADKDGVCQMCPVNCSHSCDKQDEKGCPIIVNNSQTYMIVAVVGSVLLVITGAVTIVLVIRRRNQVKRKHTLKRILQEHELVEPLTPSGAMPNQAQMKILKETELRKVKILGSGAFGTVYKGIWVPENENVKIQVAIKVLRENTSPKANKEILDEAYVMAGVASPYVCRLLGICLTTTVQLVTQLMPYGCLLEYVRENKDRIHSRDLLNWCVQIAKGMTYLEDIRLVHRDLAARNVLVRNPTHVKITDFGLARLLDVDETEYHADGGKVPIKWMALESILHRKFTHQSDVWSYGVTVWELMTFGAKPYDGIPAREIPDLLEKGERLPQPPVCTIDVYMIMVKCWMIDSECRPKFRELVTEFSRMARDPSRFVVIENEELMAQSSPLTTQFYSDLLQEAAMEDLVDAEEYLVPHQGFFACDETTVEHRSRISSTQSQAETQIDQILMDEAGHVEPLLSRTLSHNSDVSESDDLSEGDYVFDPPHPKENSLKRRYCEDPTFFGGKDTVDGGGNETYGCISPGIPAYPPEYVNQREPTRSRCSVKTPRTSVSTLERQKGQLCRNGLIREPKSPVAMAAVENPDYLPPPGMHSPNSFPQAFDNPYYWNHEFRAESEPNPTQNGFTTPTAENPEYLGLDEAMIRPRDVTA; encoded by the exons GACATTAAGGAAGTTCAGGGCTATGTTTTAATAGCTCACAATCTGCTGAGTTATATCCCCTTGGAGAAGTTGCGCATTATTCGAGGGGCTCAACTCTTCCAGGATCGGTATGCCCTAGCAGTGCTGTACAACTCGCAGTCTGGAGGAGCAGCGGCCGGCCTGCGAGAACTGCGCATGAGGAGTCTTACAG AGATCCTAAATGGTGGGGTGATCATGGAGAATAATACCCAACTTTGCTTCCATGAAAGCATCAAATGGCAGGATGTCCTGAGCCAAAGCAACACTTTCCATAAGGATGTGGGTCTACAAAGTGGAAATCGTCTAT GTCCTCAATGTTCAAGCAGCTGTGGATCCTTACCCTCGGGAACGGCGGGATCATGTTGGGGAGAGGGCATCGAGAACTGTCAGATAT TGACCAGCATTATCTGCCAGAACGGCTGCCAGAGGTGTAAAGGGAAACATTCCAGTGACTGCTGCCATGAGCAGTGCGCGGCCGGATGTACTGGACCTAAGAACACTGACTGTCTG GCATGTCTTAACTTCAATAACAGCGGTGTCTGTGAGATGCACTGTCCTCCTCTTACCATATATAACCCCACCACCTTCCAAACAATAAACAACATCAACGCAAGATACACTTTTGGAGCAACTTGTGTCGTCAAATGTCCTT ACAACTACTTGGCCACTGACGTTGGATCTTGCACTCTTCTTTGCCCACATGAAACTCAAGAGGTCCTAGCAGGGGGTGTGCAGAAGTGTGAAAAGTGTGACAAGTGTGCTAAAG TTTGTTATGGAATCGGATTGGACTTTTTGAAGACCACCCAAGCCATTAATTCCACCAATATCCAACACTTTCGAGGATGCACCAGAATCATTGGGAATCTGATATTCCTTTCAGACTCCTTCAAAAG GGGTCCTGATAACACCACCCACCTGACTGACGAGGACTTGGAAGTATTTAGGACCCTTGAGGAAATTACAG GATATATATACATTGACACATGGTCTGAGGCACTCAATAGTCTCCGAGTGTTTGAGAACTTGCGTGTTATTCGGGGAAGGCTCCTATATAA CGGGGCATATTCCCTGGTCGTCCGCAATCTTTCCATCTCGTCGCTCGGTCTCCGGTCCTTGAAGGAAATCGGCAGCGGACTTGTTCTTATTGAGGGAAACTCTAACCTCTGCTTCGTGGATACTGTCCCATGGTCAAACATTTTAAAGAATTCAAGACAGGCTATTCTGAAGACTGAAAACAAACCACAGACTACATGTG AAGAAGATGGGCACGTATGTTTTCATCTTTGTGCCAATGCAGAATGCTGGGGTAGTGAAGCATCCCAGTGTATCCAGTGTAATGGCCTTCTACGTGGGCTTGACTGTGTAGATTCTTGCAATGTTGAGGAGGG GGAGCCAAGGGAAATGATCAACGGAAGCCAATGTATAGCATGTCACCCCGAGTGCATGCCGCAGAATGCGTCCAATACATGCCTTGGCCCA CAAGCAGATCAGTGTGTAGAATGTGCACATTATAAGGATGGATCCACCTGTGTCAACCAATGTCCAAGTGGGAAAAAAGTGGACTCCTATGTGCCAATATGGAAGTATGCAGACAAAGATGGCGTCTGCCAGATGTGTCCTGTTAACTGCTCCCATTC GTGTGATAAACAAGACGAGAAAGGGTGCCCCATCATTGTGAATAACAG TCAAACCTATATGATCGTGGCGGTGGTAGGCAGTGTTTTACTCGTGATCACCGGCGCAGTGACCATTGTGTTGGTCATCAGGCGGAGGAATCAAGTGAAGCGGAAACATACCTTAAAGCGCATACTTCAGGAACATGAG ttgGTGGAACCTTTAACTCCCAGTGGAGCAATGCCTAACCAGGCTCAGATGAAGATACTCAAGGAAACAGAGTTGAGGAAGGTGAAGATTTTAGGATCTGGTGCATTTGGCACTGTGTATAAG GGCATATGGGTCCCGGAGAACGAGAACGTAAAAATTCAGGTGGCGATCAAGGTGTTACGAGAGAATACATCTCCGAAAGCCAACAAGGAAATCCTGGAT GAAGCATATGTAATGGCGGGAGTGGCAAGCCCTTATGTGTGCCGCCTATTGGGGATCTGTCTGACCACCACCGTACAGCTGGTTACTCAACTCATGCCATATGGATGTCTACTGGAATATGTACGAGAAAATAAAGATCGTATCCACTCCAGAGATCTACTCAACTGGTGTGTCCAAATAGCCAAG GGGATGACCTACCTAGAGGACATCCGCTTAGTGCACAGGGATCTCGCTGCAAGAAATGTTCTGGTGAGAAACCCAACACATGTAAAAATCACCGACTTTGGACTTGCAAGATTGCTGGATGTGGATGAAACAGAGTATCATGCAGACGGAGGAAAG GTTCCCATTAAATGGATGGCTTTGGAATCCATTTTGCATCGGAAGTTCACTCACCAGAGTGATGTGTGGAGCTATG GAGTTACTGTGTGGGAGCTGATGACCTTCGGGGCCAAGCCTTATGATGGGATCCCAGCTCGGGAGATTCCAGATCTACTGGAAAAAGGGGAAAGGCTCCCTCAACCTCCTGTGTGTACCATAGACGTATATATGATCATGGTGAAGT GCTGGATGATCGACTCAGAGTGCCGGCCCAAGTTTCGAGAGCTGGTCACTGAGTTTTCACGCATGGCTCGAGATCCAAGTCGCTTTGTGGTCATTGAG AATGAAGAGCTCATGGCACAGTCCAGTCCTTTGACAACTCAGTTCTACAGTGATTTGTTGCAAGAAGCGGCCATGGAGGATTTGGTAGATGCTGAGGAGTACCTGGTTCCTCATCAGGGATTTTTTGCATGTGATGAGACAACAGTGGAACATCGTAGTCGAATATCATCCACGCAG AGTCAAGCAGAGACTCAGATAGACCAGATATTAATGGATGAAGCCGGTCACGTGGAACCTCTTTTGTCTCGAACTTTATCACACAACTCAGATGTCAGTGAGTCCGATGATCTAAGTGAAGGAGACTATGTGTTCGATCCACCACACCCCAAGGAAAACAGTCTTAAGCGAAGATATTGTGAGGACCCCACATTTTTCGGAGGAAAGGATACAGTCGATGGAGGGGGAAATGAGACGTATGGCTGCATTTCACCTGGAATACCTGCATACCCTCCAG AATATGTGAACCAAAGAGAACCAACCAGAAGTCGCTGTTCGGTGAAGACACCAAGAACATCAGTGTCCACCCTGGAAAGGCAGAAGGGACAGCTGTGCCGGAATGGTTTGATCAGGGAGCCAAAGAGTCCAGTAGCAATGGCTGCTGTGGAAAACCCAGACTATCTTCCCCCTCCAGGAATGCATTCGCCAAACTCTTTCCCTCAAGCTTTTGACAATCCTTACTACTGGAATCACGAATTCAGAGCAGAAAGTGAACCTAACCCTACACAGAATGGTTTTACCACACCAACGGCAGAGAACCCAGAGTACCTGGGACTAGACGAGGCAATGATAAGGCCTCGGGATGTGACTGCATAA
- the ERBB2 gene encoding receptor tyrosine-protein kinase erbB-2 isoform X2 yields the protein MQTAFCNVCTGTDMKLYHPYSYQNHYQTLRTLYQDCQVIQGNLEITYLKEDDDVSFLKDIKEVQGYVLIAHNLLSYIPLEKLRIIRGAQLFQDRYALAVLYNSQSGGAAAGLRELRMRSLTEILNGGVIMENNTQLCFHESIKWQDVLSQSNTFHKDVGLQSGNRLCPQCSSSCGSLPSGTAGSCWGEGIENCQILTSIICQNGCQRCKGKHSSDCCHEQCAAGCTGPKNTDCLACLNFNNSGVCEMHCPPLTIYNPTTFQTINNINARYTFGATCVVKCPYNYLATDVGSCTLLCPHETQEVLAGGVQKCEKCDKCAKVCYGIGLDFLKTTQAINSTNIQHFRGCTRIIGNLIFLSDSFKRGPDNTTHLTDEDLEVFRTLEEITGYIYIDTWSEALNSLRVFENLRVIRGRLLYNGAYSLVVRNLSISSLGLRSLKEIGSGLVLIEGNSNLCFVDTVPWSNILKNSRQAILKTENKPQTTCEEDGHVCFHLCANAECWGSEASQCIQCNGLLRGLDCVDSCNVEEGEPREMINGSQCIACHPECMPQNASNTCLGPQADQCVECAHYKDGSTCVNQCPSGKKVDSYVPIWKYADKDGVCQMCPVNCSHSCDKQDEKGCPIIVNNSQTYMIVAVVGSVLLVITGAVTIVLVIRRRNQVKRKHTLKRILQEHELVEPLTPSGAMPNQAQMKILKETELRKVKILGSGAFGTVYKGIWVPENENVKIQVAIKVLRENTSPKANKEILDEAYVMAGVASPYVCRLLGICLTTTVQLVTQLMPYGCLLEYVRENKDRIHSRDLLNWCVQIAKGMTYLEDIRLVHRDLAARNVLVRNPTHVKITDFGLARLLDVDETEYHADGGKVPIKWMALESILHRKFTHQSDVWSYGVTVWELMTFGAKPYDGIPAREIPDLLEKGERLPQPPVCTIDVYMIMVKCWMIDSECRPKFRELVTEFSRMARDPSRFVVIENEELMAQSSPLTTQFYSDLLQEAAMEDLVDAEEYLVPHQGFFACDETTVEHRSRISSTQSQAETQIDQILMDEAGHVEPLLSRTLSHNSDVSESDDLSEGDYVFDPPHPKENSLKRRYCEDPTFFGGKDTVDGGGNETYGCISPGIPAYPPEYVNQREPTRSRCSVKTPRTSVSTLERQKGQLCRNGLIREPKSPVAMAAVENPDYLPPPGMHSPNSFPQAFDNPYYWNHEFRAESEPNPTQNGFTTPTAENPEYLGLDEAMIRPRDVTA from the exons GACATTAAGGAAGTTCAGGGCTATGTTTTAATAGCTCACAATCTGCTGAGTTATATCCCCTTGGAGAAGTTGCGCATTATTCGAGGGGCTCAACTCTTCCAGGATCGGTATGCCCTAGCAGTGCTGTACAACTCGCAGTCTGGAGGAGCAGCGGCCGGCCTGCGAGAACTGCGCATGAGGAGTCTTACAG AGATCCTAAATGGTGGGGTGATCATGGAGAATAATACCCAACTTTGCTTCCATGAAAGCATCAAATGGCAGGATGTCCTGAGCCAAAGCAACACTTTCCATAAGGATGTGGGTCTACAAAGTGGAAATCGTCTAT GTCCTCAATGTTCAAGCAGCTGTGGATCCTTACCCTCGGGAACGGCGGGATCATGTTGGGGAGAGGGCATCGAGAACTGTCAGATAT TGACCAGCATTATCTGCCAGAACGGCTGCCAGAGGTGTAAAGGGAAACATTCCAGTGACTGCTGCCATGAGCAGTGCGCGGCCGGATGTACTGGACCTAAGAACACTGACTGTCTG GCATGTCTTAACTTCAATAACAGCGGTGTCTGTGAGATGCACTGTCCTCCTCTTACCATATATAACCCCACCACCTTCCAAACAATAAACAACATCAACGCAAGATACACTTTTGGAGCAACTTGTGTCGTCAAATGTCCTT ACAACTACTTGGCCACTGACGTTGGATCTTGCACTCTTCTTTGCCCACATGAAACTCAAGAGGTCCTAGCAGGGGGTGTGCAGAAGTGTGAAAAGTGTGACAAGTGTGCTAAAG TTTGTTATGGAATCGGATTGGACTTTTTGAAGACCACCCAAGCCATTAATTCCACCAATATCCAACACTTTCGAGGATGCACCAGAATCATTGGGAATCTGATATTCCTTTCAGACTCCTTCAAAAG GGGTCCTGATAACACCACCCACCTGACTGACGAGGACTTGGAAGTATTTAGGACCCTTGAGGAAATTACAG GATATATATACATTGACACATGGTCTGAGGCACTCAATAGTCTCCGAGTGTTTGAGAACTTGCGTGTTATTCGGGGAAGGCTCCTATATAA CGGGGCATATTCCCTGGTCGTCCGCAATCTTTCCATCTCGTCGCTCGGTCTCCGGTCCTTGAAGGAAATCGGCAGCGGACTTGTTCTTATTGAGGGAAACTCTAACCTCTGCTTCGTGGATACTGTCCCATGGTCAAACATTTTAAAGAATTCAAGACAGGCTATTCTGAAGACTGAAAACAAACCACAGACTACATGTG AAGAAGATGGGCACGTATGTTTTCATCTTTGTGCCAATGCAGAATGCTGGGGTAGTGAAGCATCCCAGTGTATCCAGTGTAATGGCCTTCTACGTGGGCTTGACTGTGTAGATTCTTGCAATGTTGAGGAGGG GGAGCCAAGGGAAATGATCAACGGAAGCCAATGTATAGCATGTCACCCCGAGTGCATGCCGCAGAATGCGTCCAATACATGCCTTGGCCCA CAAGCAGATCAGTGTGTAGAATGTGCACATTATAAGGATGGATCCACCTGTGTCAACCAATGTCCAAGTGGGAAAAAAGTGGACTCCTATGTGCCAATATGGAAGTATGCAGACAAAGATGGCGTCTGCCAGATGTGTCCTGTTAACTGCTCCCATTC GTGTGATAAACAAGACGAGAAAGGGTGCCCCATCATTGTGAATAACAG TCAAACCTATATGATCGTGGCGGTGGTAGGCAGTGTTTTACTCGTGATCACCGGCGCAGTGACCATTGTGTTGGTCATCAGGCGGAGGAATCAAGTGAAGCGGAAACATACCTTAAAGCGCATACTTCAGGAACATGAG ttgGTGGAACCTTTAACTCCCAGTGGAGCAATGCCTAACCAGGCTCAGATGAAGATACTCAAGGAAACAGAGTTGAGGAAGGTGAAGATTTTAGGATCTGGTGCATTTGGCACTGTGTATAAG GGCATATGGGTCCCGGAGAACGAGAACGTAAAAATTCAGGTGGCGATCAAGGTGTTACGAGAGAATACATCTCCGAAAGCCAACAAGGAAATCCTGGAT GAAGCATATGTAATGGCGGGAGTGGCAAGCCCTTATGTGTGCCGCCTATTGGGGATCTGTCTGACCACCACCGTACAGCTGGTTACTCAACTCATGCCATATGGATGTCTACTGGAATATGTACGAGAAAATAAAGATCGTATCCACTCCAGAGATCTACTCAACTGGTGTGTCCAAATAGCCAAG GGGATGACCTACCTAGAGGACATCCGCTTAGTGCACAGGGATCTCGCTGCAAGAAATGTTCTGGTGAGAAACCCAACACATGTAAAAATCACCGACTTTGGACTTGCAAGATTGCTGGATGTGGATGAAACAGAGTATCATGCAGACGGAGGAAAG GTTCCCATTAAATGGATGGCTTTGGAATCCATTTTGCATCGGAAGTTCACTCACCAGAGTGATGTGTGGAGCTATG GAGTTACTGTGTGGGAGCTGATGACCTTCGGGGCCAAGCCTTATGATGGGATCCCAGCTCGGGAGATTCCAGATCTACTGGAAAAAGGGGAAAGGCTCCCTCAACCTCCTGTGTGTACCATAGACGTATATATGATCATGGTGAAGT GCTGGATGATCGACTCAGAGTGCCGGCCCAAGTTTCGAGAGCTGGTCACTGAGTTTTCACGCATGGCTCGAGATCCAAGTCGCTTTGTGGTCATTGAG AATGAAGAGCTCATGGCACAGTCCAGTCCTTTGACAACTCAGTTCTACAGTGATTTGTTGCAAGAAGCGGCCATGGAGGATTTGGTAGATGCTGAGGAGTACCTGGTTCCTCATCAGGGATTTTTTGCATGTGATGAGACAACAGTGGAACATCGTAGTCGAATATCATCCACGCAG AGTCAAGCAGAGACTCAGATAGACCAGATATTAATGGATGAAGCCGGTCACGTGGAACCTCTTTTGTCTCGAACTTTATCACACAACTCAGATGTCAGTGAGTCCGATGATCTAAGTGAAGGAGACTATGTGTTCGATCCACCACACCCCAAGGAAAACAGTCTTAAGCGAAGATATTGTGAGGACCCCACATTTTTCGGAGGAAAGGATACAGTCGATGGAGGGGGAAATGAGACGTATGGCTGCATTTCACCTGGAATACCTGCATACCCTCCAG AATATGTGAACCAAAGAGAACCAACCAGAAGTCGCTGTTCGGTGAAGACACCAAGAACATCAGTGTCCACCCTGGAAAGGCAGAAGGGACAGCTGTGCCGGAATGGTTTGATCAGGGAGCCAAAGAGTCCAGTAGCAATGGCTGCTGTGGAAAACCCAGACTATCTTCCCCCTCCAGGAATGCATTCGCCAAACTCTTTCCCTCAAGCTTTTGACAATCCTTACTACTGGAATCACGAATTCAGAGCAGAAAGTGAACCTAACCCTACACAGAATGGTTTTACCACACCAACGGCAGAGAACCCAGAGTACCTGGGACTAGACGAGGCAATGATAAGGCCTCGGGATGTGACTGCATAA